A window of Acidobacteriota bacterium contains these coding sequences:
- a CDS encoding tetratricopeptide repeat protein, with protein sequence MMKKLSWLLAAFAVVVFTQTFAAAQDWDSAISLYNQKQYRQAAQAFHAVLKANPNYWQAWYYIGASHYNLQGYEDAIDAFTNYLKSAEKDEKGQAAAHYYIGFSEYQLKHYDKAIPSLAQYLTLTEKLQQKVEPNARAALGRAYIYTEKYNEAIPALTASINELKTNTSNYYYLAYAHQKLAHPDQAITALNQGLAVEPKDADLLTMLCELYLAQSAKNPPMLKQAISVGERLVAVKDDETVWRLLGQSYLVDKQYAKAAPLLDKYARAHTDQSSAWINLGIAYSRSSQWKKAAEALEQAVKLAPTNVPVMNELGYVYESDKELDKALSVYEKAFQASAQKDETARQGIERVKYLKQQPATATPQPTTTKKPTPTKPSATTTSRSGKR encoded by the coding sequence ATGATGAAAAAATTATCCTGGCTTTTGGCGGCGTTTGCGGTTGTCGTCTTCACTCAGACTTTCGCGGCGGCGCAGGATTGGGACAGCGCCATCTCGCTTTACAATCAAAAACAATATCGTCAGGCAGCACAGGCGTTTCACGCGGTGCTCAAAGCCAACCCGAATTACTGGCAAGCGTGGTATTACATCGGCGCAAGCCATTACAACCTGCAAGGCTACGAAGATGCCATTGACGCCTTCACCAATTATTTGAAGAGCGCCGAAAAGGATGAAAAAGGTCAGGCGGCGGCGCATTACTACATAGGGTTTTCTGAGTACCAGCTTAAACATTACGACAAAGCGATTCCATCGCTCGCGCAATACCTAACGCTGACGGAAAAATTGCAACAGAAAGTTGAACCGAATGCCCGCGCCGCGCTGGGTCGCGCCTACATCTACACGGAAAAATATAACGAAGCGATTCCGGCGCTCACCGCCAGCATCAACGAACTCAAAACCAACACCAGCAATTATTACTATCTGGCATACGCGCATCAAAAACTGGCGCATCCCGATCAAGCCATCACCGCGTTGAATCAGGGACTCGCGGTTGAACCGAAAGACGCCGATTTGCTCACCATGCTTTGTGAACTCTATCTCGCGCAAAGCGCGAAAAATCCGCCGATGCTCAAACAAGCCATCAGTGTCGGTGAACGACTTGTTGCCGTCAAAGATGATGAAACGGTCTGGCGGTTACTCGGTCAGTCTTATCTGGTCGATAAGCAATACGCCAAAGCCGCGCCACTGCTTGATAAATATGCCCGCGCCCACACCGACCAGAGCAGCGCGTGGATTAATCTGGGCATTGCTTATTCGCGTTCGTCGCAATGGAAAAAAGCCGCTGAAGCGTTGGAGCAGGCGGTAAAGCTTGCGCCGACCAATGTGCCGGTGATGAACGAACTCGGTTATGTTTATGAAAGCGATAAAGAGTTGGACAAAGCCTTGAGCGTTTACGAAAAGGCGTTTCAGGCATCCGCGCAAAAAGATGAAACCGCCAGGCAGGGCATCGAACGGGTGAAATACCTCAAGCAACAACCGGCAACTGCAACACCGCAACCGACAACCACGAAAAAGCCAACGCCGACGAAACCATCTGCAACCACAACCTCGCGTTCAGGCAAACGGTAA
- a CDS encoding SpoIID/LytB domain-containing protein produces the protein MQTLKRWLRRNFNTRNTLHIQLRYTLVFLCLFTFFSIAVKAQTSLDKTQTIRVGLFDLFATPQLQVRLASGTKAFLQIGSIQDTPIFPGDVLRIRKVNHQLNIAVIDASGKVKLSTHSIQARIEPLNETQFLLTIPGKIHRVVNGNLSIAAQNLKSRVSLRITLTTDREAYVASVIAGEMSATREIEALKTLAVVARSFTISHQSRHRDEGFDFCDTTHCQVYRGEDDLRASSVSTTITGAVESTVNEVLTFNHKVIEAFYTAACGGNTATPATIWGGATLSNEAYVSISCQWCAASPYKTWQRQAEVAPTLAALSMALNFNLSPSTELAVINHPQGDIVESVRITDHSRSWLLNTEAFRRAIGRRIGWNRVLSPTFRIERRGNSFIFRGRGFGSQVGLCVAGTIAQAKAGRRYRDILEFYYPHTELDLESKKHKANSRIQDSGFRIQSSQARDNRQLETIESTRLQIANRDEQPQFSDMNLQSAIRNPQSAINFSLLPFAFWGVGRKLAELGEWLMAFGGFGLFAIALLDSALIPLPSGPDLVMIALSANDPAKMPIYALAATLGSTLGCTMLYLMARRAGMVALKRIKPERRERLENMLGRYDMLAVMLPAMLPPPFPFKPFILSAGVFKLKIERFILAIFIGRAIRFLVEGWLAIQFGDEAWNLIKRQGLKVLLAVALIIIVFWAVNFYKKKGNSSSLAVDEVTPQD, from the coding sequence TTGCAAACCCTAAAAAGATGGCTCCGTCGAAATTTCAACACCCGCAACACATTGCACATTCAATTGCGCTATACCCTGGTTTTCCTGTGTCTATTCACTTTTTTTTCAATCGCAGTAAAGGCACAAACCTCTCTGGATAAAACTCAAACCATTCGCGTCGGTCTCTTTGATTTATTTGCAACACCGCAATTGCAGGTTCGCCTCGCCTCCGGCACAAAAGCGTTTTTACAAATTGGCAGTATCCAGGACACACCGATTTTTCCGGGAGATGTTTTGCGCATTCGCAAAGTCAATCATCAATTGAACATCGCGGTTATTGATGCTTCAGGCAAAGTAAAACTTTCAACCCATTCCATTCAAGCACGCATCGAACCGTTGAATGAAACGCAATTCTTATTAACTATCCCCGGAAAAATTCATCGCGTGGTTAATGGCAACTTATCTATCGCCGCGCAAAATCTGAAATCGCGCGTCAGTTTGCGCATCACCTTAACCACAGACCGCGAAGCTTATGTGGCATCGGTCATCGCCGGTGAAATGAGCGCCACTCGCGAAATTGAAGCGTTGAAAACCCTCGCCGTCGTTGCGCGTTCATTCACGATTTCCCATCAATCGCGCCACCGCGACGAAGGCTTTGATTTTTGCGATACCACCCATTGTCAGGTCTATCGCGGCGAAGATGACCTGCGCGCCTCAAGCGTTTCAACAACCATCACTGGCGCGGTTGAATCAACCGTAAACGAAGTTTTGACTTTTAACCACAAAGTCATCGAAGCGTTTTACACAGCCGCCTGCGGCGGAAATACTGCAACCCCTGCGACCATCTGGGGCGGCGCGACCCTAAGCAATGAGGCTTACGTATCGATCTCCTGTCAGTGGTGCGCCGCGTCGCCTTATAAAACCTGGCAACGACAAGCCGAAGTCGCGCCAACCCTTGCGGCGCTCTCTATGGCGCTCAATTTCAACTTATCGCCATCGACGGAACTCGCCGTCATCAACCACCCGCAAGGTGACATCGTCGAATCGGTGCGCATCACAGACCATTCGCGCAGTTGGCTGTTAAATACAGAAGCTTTTCGTCGGGCTATCGGGCGCAGAATTGGTTGGAACAGAGTGCTCAGTCCAACGTTTAGGATAGAGCGTCGCGGAAATTCTTTCATTTTTCGTGGCAGGGGTTTCGGCTCTCAGGTAGGATTATGCGTCGCAGGAACCATCGCGCAGGCAAAAGCAGGTCGTCGCTATCGGGACATCCTCGAATTTTATTACCCACACACGGAGCTGGATTTGGAAAGCAAAAAGCACAAGGCAAACAGCAGGATTCAGGATTCAGGATTCAGGATTCAGAGTTCACAAGCAAGAGATAATCGACAATTAGAAACAATAGAGTCTACGAGGCTTCAAATTGCAAACCGGGACGAACAGCCGCAATTCTCAGATATGAATTTGCAATCCGCAATCCGCAATCCGCAATCCGCAATCAACTTTAGCCTTTTGCCTTTTGCCTTTTGGGGAGTGGGTCGCAAACTCGCTGAACTCGGCGAATGGCTGATGGCGTTTGGCGGATTCGGGCTTTTCGCTATCGCGCTTCTCGATTCGGCATTGATTCCGTTGCCGAGCGGTCCCGACCTGGTGATGATTGCTCTGAGCGCCAATGACCCGGCAAAGATGCCGATTTATGCGCTTGCCGCAACCTTGGGTTCGACTCTCGGTTGCACGATGTTGTATTTGATGGCGCGACGCGCCGGGATGGTGGCGTTGAAACGCATCAAGCCTGAACGGCGCGAACGCCTCGAAAATATGCTCGGTCGTTACGATATGCTGGCGGTGATGTTGCCGGCGATGTTGCCGCCGCCTTTTCCGTTCAAACCGTTCATTCTTTCGGCGGGCGTTTTCAAATTGAAAATCGAACGGTTTATCCTGGCAATTTTCATCGGACGGGCGATTCGCTTTTTGGTTGAAGGCTGGTTGGCGATTCAATTCGGTGATGAAGCGTGGAATTTAATCAAACGCCAAGGGCTGAAAGTTTTATTGGCTGTTGCTTTAATTATTATTGTTTTTTGGGCAGTAAATTTTTATAAAAAAAAAGGTAACTCTTCTTCGCTTGCCGTTGACGAAGTAACGCCCCAAGATTAA
- a CDS encoding flavin reductase family protein has product MAVNNEEFRAALGRFASGVTIVTTKDKENGLHGLTVSAFASVSLNPPLILVCIDNRSSSLEHLAEGCFFAVNILDESQQALSNRFASKDPNRFEGTNFTFGETSQTPLLEGALAYLECKVAYNYPGGDHTIIVGEVEAVAVGNQNPLLYYHGGYQKLA; this is encoded by the coding sequence ATGGCTGTCAACAATGAAGAATTTCGCGCCGCGCTCGGTCGTTTTGCAAGCGGCGTCACGATTGTCACCACCAAAGATAAAGAAAATGGTTTGCATGGATTGACGGTGAGCGCCTTCGCTTCCGTTTCATTAAACCCGCCGTTGATTCTGGTTTGCATAGATAATCGCTCATCATCACTGGAACATCTGGCTGAAGGTTGTTTTTTCGCAGTCAATATTTTAGATGAATCCCAGCAGGCGCTTTCCAATCGCTTTGCGTCAAAAGACCCGAACCGGTTTGAAGGCACCAATTTTACTTTCGGTGAAACCAGTCAAACGCCTTTGCTGGAAGGCGCACTCGCGTATCTCGAATGCAAAGTCGCGTATAACTATCCGGGCGGTGACCACACCATTATTGTCGGCGAAGTTGAAGCCGTCGCCGTCGGCAATCAAAACCCCTTGCTCTATTATCACGGCGGTTATCAAAAATTGGCTTAA
- a CDS encoding AAA family ATPase, translating to MIVGQERAVRRISGLYQIYLAGMQNPGRPIGTMLFLGPTGSGKTRVVEAAAEVLFSDSNAVVKIDCAEFQHSHEIAKLIGSPPGYLGHRETSPMLTQENLDKYHTDADKLTFILFDEIEKASDALWQLLLGILDKATLTLGDNRRVDFSNCLICLTSNLGAKEMSELITGSIGFAPARGKALMEDEVDQKIYRTALEAAKRKFSPEFMNRIDKVVVFRSLKDYHLKQILELELRQVQNRIMKGTGEKFVFSCSEAAKQFLLDEGIDFKYGARHLKRAIERFLVYSISNLVATKQVATGDLVMIDYDGSSGKLVFTKEEGGALIDTNRSSYPEMFEENSDEQAIAAEASGGLNTAPLTASEK from the coding sequence ATGATTGTGGGACAGGAACGCGCCGTGCGGCGTATTTCAGGGCTTTATCAAATTTATCTGGCCGGTATGCAAAATCCCGGCAGACCCATCGGCACCATGCTGTTTTTGGGACCCACGGGTTCAGGTAAAACCCGCGTCGTCGAAGCCGCCGCCGAGGTGTTGTTTAGCGATTCCAATGCGGTGGTTAAAATCGATTGCGCCGAATTTCAACATTCGCATGAAATTGCCAAACTCATCGGCTCGCCGCCCGGTTATCTCGGACATCGCGAAACCTCACCGATGTTGACGCAGGAAAACCTCGACAAATATCACACGGATGCCGACAAGCTCACGTTCATTCTGTTTGACGAAATCGAAAAAGCGTCGGACGCTTTGTGGCAATTGTTGCTGGGCATTCTCGACAAAGCGACGCTCACGCTTGGCGATAATCGTCGCGTCGATTTTTCCAATTGTTTAATCTGCCTGACCTCCAATCTCGGCGCGAAAGAGATGAGCGAACTGATTACCGGGTCAATTGGATTTGCGCCGGCGCGCGGCAAAGCTTTAATGGAAGACGAGGTTGACCAGAAGATTTATCGCACCGCGCTTGAAGCGGCGAAGCGCAAATTTTCGCCGGAGTTTATGAATCGCATTGATAAAGTCGTGGTTTTCCGCAGCCTCAAGGATTATCACCTAAAACAGATTCTTGAACTGGAACTCCGTCAAGTGCAAAACCGCATCATGAAAGGGACCGGCGAAAAATTTGTCTTCAGTTGCTCGGAAGCCGCCAAGCAGTTTCTGTTGGATGAAGGCATTGATTTCAAATACGGCGCGCGCCATTTGAAACGCGCCATTGAACGCTTCCTGGTCTATTCGATTTCAAATCTGGTGGCGACCAAACAGGTGGCGACCGGCGACCTCGTGATGATTGATTATGATGGTTCATCGGGCAAGCTGGTCTTTACCAAAGAAGAAGGCGGCGCGCTCATCGACACCAATCGCAGTTCCTACCCGGAAATGTTTGAAGAGAACTCCGACGAACAAGCCATCGCCGCAGAAGCCTCCGGCGGACTGAATACCGCGCCGCTTACTGCCAGCGAAAAATAA
- a CDS encoding D-aminoacylase, with product MLKQFSSLVVALLLVTLTPIFPTGAVSPDFDLVIINGRIIDGTGNPWFYGAVAIKGDRIADIGAIDASRAARVIDARGQIVAPGFIDVHTHVEGSLSGTPTADNFLRMGVTSIVTGNCGSSSVDAGKYLSDAERQGISINVATLIGHGSVRREVMKEEARAPSADEMQRMREIVEQAMRDGAVGMSTGLIYVPGTYAKTDEIVELAKMVAKHGGIYATHMRDEGNQVFDSIKETLTIGEQAHLPVDISHFKVSSKKRWGASLTTCQMVADARARGQQVTVDQYVYTASSTSLNTALPTWVLEGGRDKAKERLTDPPMREKIKREMIDAIKASGFKDWSYAVVAGFRPNPSFEGKSISEIIRQARGKSGAMEEAEQIIEMYLAGSAGMIYHKMAEPDVERIIAQPYTMIASDSGVIKMGNGVPHPRGYGNNARVLGRYVREKKIITLEDAIRKMTSLPAATFRLWDRGLLRKGMAADLVIFDEKQVGDRATFDKPHQYAEGFSYVLVNGKAVIDNGEPMKLSAGRALYGSGKTASRE from the coding sequence TTGCTCAAACAATTTTCCTCTCTCGTTGTTGCGCTGTTGCTGGTCACCTTAACGCCGATTTTCCCAACGGGCGCGGTTTCGCCGGATTTCGATTTGGTGATTATCAACGGACGCATTATTGATGGAACCGGCAACCCCTGGTTTTACGGCGCAGTTGCCATCAAAGGCGACCGCATCGCTGACATTGGCGCAATCGACGCCAGCCGCGCCGCCCGGGTAATTGACGCGCGCGGGCAAATCGTGGCGCCCGGTTTTATTGATGTTCACACACACGTCGAAGGCTCTTTAAGCGGCACGCCGACTGCCGATAATTTTTTACGCATGGGGGTAACGTCGATTGTCACCGGCAATTGCGGCTCCTCATCAGTTGATGCCGGAAAATATCTCTCGGATGCGGAACGGCAGGGTATTTCTATCAATGTTGCCACGCTCATCGGACATGGTTCGGTGCGCCGCGAAGTGATGAAGGAAGAAGCCCGCGCGCCGTCAGCCGATGAAATGCAACGCATGCGCGAGATTGTCGAGCAAGCCATGCGCGATGGCGCGGTCGGCATGTCAACCGGTTTGATTTATGTGCCGGGCACTTATGCAAAAACCGATGAAATCGTCGAACTGGCTAAAATGGTCGCCAAACATGGCGGCATTTACGCCACCCATATGCGCGACGAAGGCAATCAGGTTTTCGATTCCATCAAAGAAACGTTAACGATTGGCGAACAGGCACACTTGCCCGTCGATATTTCCCACTTCAAGGTTTCTTCAAAGAAGCGTTGGGGCGCAAGCCTCACAACTTGCCAGATGGTTGCCGACGCCCGCGCTAGAGGGCAACAGGTTACGGTTGACCAGTATGTTTACACCGCATCATCTACTTCTTTGAATACCGCTTTGCCAACCTGGGTTTTAGAAGGCGGACGCGATAAAGCCAAAGAACGGCTCACTGACCCGCCGATGCGCGAAAAAATCAAACGCGAAATGATTGACGCGATAAAAGCGAGCGGTTTTAAAGATTGGTCATATGCCGTCGTCGCGGGTTTCCGCCCCAATCCGTCATTTGAAGGGAAAAGCATTTCTGAAATTATCCGTCAGGCGCGTGGCAAAAGCGGCGCGATGGAAGAGGCTGAACAGATTATTGAAATGTATCTCGCGGGGTCTGCCGGAATGATTTATCACAAAATGGCTGAGCCTGATGTTGAACGTATCATCGCGCAGCCCTATACCATGATTGCTTCGGATAGCGGAGTAATCAAAATGGGCAACGGCGTGCCTCATCCCAGAGGTTATGGCAACAATGCCCGCGTGCTGGGGCGCTACGTTCGCGAAAAAAAAATCATTACCCTCGAAGATGCCATCAGAAAAATGACCTCGCTTCCGGCGGCGACCTTCAGGCTGTGGGACAGAGGATTGTTGCGTAAAGGCATGGCTGCAGACCTGGTGATATTTGATGAAAAACAGGTCGGCGACCGCGCCACATTCGATAAACCGCATCAATATGCCGAGGGCTTCAGTTATGTGCTGGTCAATGGCAAAGCGGTTATTGACAATGGCGAACCGATGAAGTTGAGCGCCGGACGCGCCCTGTATGGCAGCGGCAAAACCGCGTCACGCGAATAA
- a CDS encoding M20/M25/M40 family metallo-hydrolase: MTPNYATKPGTITAQNLVFYPQMQAAFAFIDDMHDEATRELIRICEIPAPPFKEAVRADYIQNRFAEIGLTNVRIDREGNVIAERRGQAKSPSLMVSAHLDTVFPEGTDVAVKRDGRRLFAPGISDDSCGVMSLVMLAKALNTCGIQTEGTIYFVATVGEEGEGDLRGVRHLFTEGEFQAGVDAFVSLDGPGVERITNRALGSRRYRLTINGPGGHSWGDFGVVNPVHALGRAIAKFSSYTAPLAPRTAYNVGIIEGGNSVNSIPESASMTVDMRSVSREEIDKLEEHLRRMVDLAVREENAQRAMSGTQLSYNFEPKGNRPSGETAIDSRIVQTAVECSRALGIEPRLDCSSTDSNIPISLGIPAITIGAGGVSSNCHTLAEWYDPTGRELGLKRLLLLTVALAGLAS, translated from the coding sequence ATGACCCCGAATTACGCGACAAAACCAGGCACAATAACGGCGCAGAATTTAGTTTTTTATCCGCAGATGCAAGCGGCGTTTGCTTTCATAGACGACATGCACGATGAAGCCACCAGAGAGTTGATTCGCATCTGTGAAATTCCCGCGCCTCCCTTCAAAGAGGCTGTGAGAGCCGATTACATCCAGAACCGCTTTGCCGAAATCGGTCTCACAAACGTTCGCATCGACCGCGAAGGCAACGTCATTGCCGAACGTCGTGGGCAGGCAAAAAGTCCCAGCCTGATGGTTTCGGCGCACCTCGATACAGTATTTCCCGAAGGCACGGATGTGGCGGTTAAACGCGACGGGCGGAGGCTTTTTGCGCCCGGCATCAGCGATGACTCTTGCGGGGTGATGAGTCTGGTGATGCTGGCAAAGGCTTTGAATACCTGCGGCATTCAAACCGAAGGCACGATTTATTTTGTCGCCACTGTAGGCGAAGAAGGCGAAGGCGATTTGCGCGGTGTGCGCCATCTGTTTACCGAAGGCGAATTTCAAGCGGGCGTTGATGCCTTTGTCTCGCTTGATGGCCCGGGCGTTGAACGCATTACCAACCGCGCACTCGGTTCGCGGCGTTATCGTTTAACTATCAACGGACCCGGCGGGCATTCGTGGGGCGATTTCGGGGTGGTTAATCCCGTACATGCGCTCGGACGCGCGATTGCGAAATTCTCCAGCTATACAGCGCCACTGGCGCCGCGCACCGCTTATAACGTCGGTATCATCGAAGGTGGCAATTCGGTCAACTCGATTCCCGAATCGGCGAGCATGACGGTCGATATGCGCTCGGTGTCGCGTGAAGAGATTGATAAATTGGAAGAGCATCTGCGTCGCATGGTTGACCTTGCGGTGCGTGAAGAGAATGCCCAACGCGCCATGAGCGGTACGCAACTTTCTTACAATTTTGAACCGAAAGGCAATCGTCCGTCAGGCGAAACCGCTATCGATTCACGCATCGTGCAAACGGCGGTCGAATGTTCGCGCGCGCTTGGCATCGAACCGCGCCTCGACTGTTCTTCGACGGATTCCAACATCCCGATTTCGTTAGGCATTCCGGCAATCACCATCGGCGCGGGTGGGGTGTCGAGTAATTGTCACACTCTGGCGGAATGGTACGACCCCACGGGACGCGAATTGGGCTTGAAGCGATTGTTGTTACTCACGGTCGCACTCGCGGGACTCGCAAGCTAA
- a CDS encoding LeuA family protein, whose protein sequence is MNKEELIYDWNRVGSDLQINRRVQFDDETLRDGLQSPSVIDPPIEKKIELLHLMDSLGIDSADIGLPGAGPRVVSDVTRLAKEIVDCKLDIQPNCAARTVIADIQPIVDISQKVGMPIEAGMFIGSSFIRQYAEDWSLERMLTHTEEAVKFATSHGLPVMYVTEDTTRAHPDTIRALYTTAIEAGARRICVCDTVGHATPEGTRALIQFIKSIIADTGEDIKVDWHGHQDRGLGVINSIAAFEAGADRVHGSALGVGERVGNTPMDQLLVNFQLLGYIERDLSNLMKYCETASDAVGVPIPINYPVVGRDAFRTATGVHAAAVIKAFKKGDEWLVDAVYSGVPAKMFGREQVIEIGPMSGKSNVVFWLERKGIEPTEERVEKIFNHAKQGNATLTNEEILKVIGL, encoded by the coding sequence ATGAATAAAGAAGAATTGATTTATGATTGGAATCGCGTCGGCAGCGACCTACAGATCAACCGGCGTGTGCAGTTTGACGATGAAACCTTGCGCGACGGGCTGCAATCGCCCTCGGTGATTGACCCGCCGATTGAGAAAAAAATCGAACTCTTGCATTTGATGGATTCGCTGGGCATCGATTCGGCGGACATTGGACTGCCGGGCGCAGGTCCGCGCGTGGTTTCGGATGTCACCCGGCTCGCTAAAGAGATTGTCGATTGCAAACTCGATATTCAACCCAATTGCGCGGCGCGCACGGTGATTGCAGACATTCAACCCATCGTCGATATTTCGCAAAAAGTCGGTATGCCGATTGAAGCGGGAATGTTTATCGGTTCGAGTTTCATCCGCCAGTACGCTGAAGATTGGTCTCTGGAGCGGATGCTCACGCACACCGAAGAGGCGGTGAAATTCGCAACTTCGCACGGGCTTCCGGTGATGTATGTAACCGAAGACACCACGCGCGCCCATCCCGATACGATTCGCGCGTTGTACACCACGGCGATTGAAGCCGGAGCCAGGCGCATTTGCGTTTGCGACACGGTCGGTCACGCGACGCCCGAAGGCACGCGCGCCCTCATTCAATTCATTAAATCCATCATTGCCGATACCGGCGAAGACATCAAAGTTGACTGGCACGGTCATCAAGACCGTGGACTTGGAGTGATTAATTCCATCGCCGCTTTTGAAGCCGGGGCAGACCGTGTGCACGGTTCGGCGCTTGGCGTCGGCGAGCGCGTCGGCAATACGCCGATGGATCAACTGCTGGTGAATTTTCAATTGCTCGGCTATATCGAACGCGACCTCTCGAATCTGATGAAGTATTGCGAAACCGCAAGCGATGCTGTCGGCGTGCCGATTCCGATTAATTATCCTGTAGTCGGGCGCGATGCCTTTCGCACAGCGACCGGCGTTCATGCGGCGGCGGTGATTAAGGCTTTCAAAAAAGGCGATGAATGGCTGGTGGATGCGGTCTATTCAGGCGTCCCTGCAAAGATGTTCGGGCGCGAACAAGTGATTGAAATCGGCCCCATGAGCGGCAAATCGAATGTCGTGTTCTGGCTTGAACGCAAGGGTATCGAACCGACCGAAGAGCGCGTTGAAAAAATTTTCAATCATGCAAAGCAAGGCAACGCGACGCTCACCAATGAAGAAATCCTGAAGGTCATCGGATTGTAA